A region from the Bdellovibrionales bacterium genome encodes:
- a CDS encoding fatty acid desaturase, giving the protein MNKKMWHESLKPYTAKSNLIALRQILITFGLFVGVGYLYVLTLGVSGFLVIPFSVILAFFILRFFVLMHDCGHGVLFSSSRANQAAGYILGVLTGMPQYVWSKHHAYHHKTNGDWSQYRGPLNIMTSLDYRQLSSSEQSRYRRLRHPLAIIFIGGFLYVLFNPRFNWFLGIILLFKRVLVAAISQSPRAALQLLKECPSRKWKTPKEFRHMTYNNVALLLCWYFMSQAMGTYNFFMVYTISLSLAGGIGILFFTVQHNFENSYAVDAQEVDPIRAALEGTSYLKLPAVLNWFTADIGYHHVHHLSTAIPNYRLADCHKALETEFSNVKQIHLSEISQSLKSLLWDTEKKIIVSV; this is encoded by the coding sequence ATGAATAAAAAGATGTGGCACGAGTCCTTAAAGCCGTACACGGCAAAATCAAATCTGATTGCTCTCCGACAAATTTTAATAACGTTTGGACTTTTTGTGGGTGTCGGATACTTGTACGTCCTGACTCTTGGAGTTTCTGGTTTTTTGGTCATTCCTTTCAGCGTGATTCTCGCTTTTTTCATTTTACGATTTTTTGTTTTAATGCATGATTGCGGTCACGGTGTGTTGTTTTCCTCCTCTCGAGCCAACCAGGCTGCGGGATACATTTTGGGTGTGCTGACCGGAATGCCCCAGTATGTTTGGTCGAAGCATCATGCTTACCACCACAAGACGAACGGAGATTGGTCTCAGTACCGAGGGCCGCTAAATATAATGACGTCGCTCGATTACCGTCAACTCAGCTCCTCGGAGCAGTCTCGCTATCGCCGGCTACGTCATCCGTTGGCTATTATTTTTATTGGGGGATTTCTTTATGTGCTCTTTAATCCCAGATTCAATTGGTTTTTAGGAATCATTCTCTTGTTCAAAAGAGTTCTCGTCGCGGCGATTTCTCAATCGCCGAGGGCGGCATTGCAGTTACTTAAAGAGTGTCCTTCTCGAAAGTGGAAAACACCTAAGGAGTTTCGTCATATGACTTATAACAATGTGGCCCTTTTGTTGTGCTGGTACTTTATGAGTCAGGCGATGGGGACTTACAACTTTTTTATGGTGTATACGATTTCGCTCTCATTAGCTGGAGGAATTGGCATCTTATTTTTTACCGTTCAGCATAATTTTGAAAACTCTTACGCCGTCGACGCCCAAGAAGTGGATCCGATACGTGCGGCCCTCGAGGGGACAAGTTACCTCAAACTCCCTGCCGTCCTCAATTGGTTTACTGCCGATATTGGCTATCACCACGTCCACCATCTTTCCACGGCCATACCCAACTACAGGTTAGCGGACTGCCACAAGGCTCTGGAGACTGAGTTCTCGAATGTGAAGCAGATTCACTTGAGCGAAATCTCCCAGTCCCTAAAGTCACTCCTGTGGGACACAGAAAAGAAAATAATAGTGTCAGTTTAA
- a CDS encoding DUF4214 domain-containing protein, translating to MGSNQFKVIFFSFSLALSACGNKGFVSATTSTRDASVDVGQPQNSGPQSYTLPVAVGREPASSNEQSQPPAANQNNNVVRVPAGSTMPKSPVVNTQMPSGSTSNPTMQNQQAQNQQSTTQMTVNNNTQNQQSTTQTQVNNTTQTQTQTQTQTPTQTVTESPLDIPDVPVRSCSLSSLRAQLSAQFVNGRARSAALVDYTYCLFYGRNYDPSGRGFWRTVTSQINPLSMEQYYGVLFHSAEFQATVSGLSNSQYVDLIYNRVLGRAADAAGKNFHVSSLNAGASRYDLYMAFINSGEFQNAFAPVINHHEAVAFLYARILNRTQAEFDNDEGTGFWMGSIAVHRSGRRISTEELAISFANSSEFEQLFLRDDLSARGVVRLAYKFFLQREPEAAGLAYWTGVLRTHAGNKNVYTQDDFLQHLAPHFVASQEFKNNNPWYNSMSAVYDY from the coding sequence ATGGGTTCAAATCAATTCAAAGTTATTTTCTTTTCATTCAGCTTAGCTTTATCAGCTTGCGGCAACAAAGGCTTCGTTTCTGCAACCACAAGCACTAGAGATGCATCAGTAGACGTCGGCCAGCCGCAAAATTCGGGACCTCAATCCTACACTCTTCCCGTCGCCGTTGGACGCGAGCCCGCTTCATCCAATGAGCAGAGCCAACCTCCGGCTGCGAATCAAAACAACAACGTTGTTCGTGTTCCAGCAGGTTCAACAATGCCTAAATCTCCTGTAGTGAACACACAGATGCCTTCAGGCTCCACGAGCAATCCAACCATGCAGAACCAGCAAGCGCAAAACCAACAGTCCACAACTCAAATGACGGTGAACAACAATACCCAAAATCAACAAAGCACGACTCAGACTCAGGTGAACAACACTACTCAAACTCAGACCCAGACTCAAACGCAAACTCCGACTCAAACCGTGACAGAATCTCCTCTCGATATCCCCGATGTCCCTGTTCGCTCTTGTTCACTTTCGTCATTGCGCGCTCAACTTTCGGCTCAGTTTGTCAACGGACGAGCTCGTTCAGCCGCTCTCGTCGACTATACCTACTGTCTCTTTTACGGTCGTAACTATGATCCTTCGGGACGCGGCTTCTGGAGAACTGTGACATCTCAAATCAATCCTTTAAGCATGGAACAGTACTACGGTGTTCTTTTTCACTCCGCCGAGTTTCAAGCCACAGTGAGCGGACTCTCCAATTCCCAATATGTCGATCTCATTTACAATCGGGTCTTGGGTCGCGCTGCCGATGCCGCAGGAAAAAACTTTCACGTGTCGAGCTTAAATGCAGGCGCGTCTCGCTACGATCTTTACATGGCTTTTATCAACAGTGGAGAATTTCAAAATGCATTTGCTCCCGTCATCAATCATCACGAAGCGGTTGCATTTCTGTACGCTCGAATCTTAAATCGCACCCAAGCCGAGTTCGATAATGATGAGGGCACTGGCTTCTGGATGGGATCCATCGCCGTACACCGCTCTGGTCGACGCATCTCCACAGAAGAGCTTGCGATCTCGTTCGCGAATTCTTCCGAGTTTGAACAGCTCTTTCTCCGCGATGACTTATCTGCACGAGGCGTTGTACGATTGGCTTACAAATTCTTCCTTCAGCGCGAACCCGAAGCGGCTGGTCTCGCTTACTGGACAGGAGTATTAAGAACTCATGCGGGAAATAAAAATGTCTACACTCAGGACGACTTCCTTCAGCACTTGGCCCCACACTTCGTTGCATCTCAGGAGTTTAAGAATAACAACCCTTGGTACAACAGTATGTCTGCGGTTTACGATTACTAA
- a CDS encoding peptidylprolyl isomerase, whose product MRIINNSAVSFHFTLKVDGQQIESSFGDEPLAYLHGHKAIVPGLEDALNGKAKGDKFNITLPPEKAYGVRNEGLVQKVPRQDFPEELEAGMQFQVDTPQGPMVVTVTQVTDSEVTIDANPEMAGQTLNFEIEVMDVRAATAEELAHGHVHGPGGHHHG is encoded by the coding sequence ATGAGAATTATCAATAACAGCGCAGTTTCATTTCATTTCACTTTAAAAGTGGACGGCCAGCAGATCGAAAGCTCCTTTGGCGATGAACCTTTAGCTTATCTGCATGGTCACAAGGCCATCGTTCCTGGTCTTGAGGATGCTCTTAACGGAAAAGCCAAGGGCGACAAATTTAACATCACCCTTCCCCCTGAAAAAGCTTATGGAGTTCGTAACGAAGGCCTCGTGCAAAAAGTCCCTCGCCAAGATTTCCCCGAGGAGCTTGAAGCCGGAATGCAGTTTCAAGTCGACACGCCTCAAGGCCCAATGGTGGTCACGGTCACACAAGTCACCGATAGCGAAGTCACTATTGATGCCAACCCAGAGATGGCTGGCCAAACTTTAAACTTCGAAATCGAAGTGATGGATGTTCGCGCGGCCACCGCAGAAGAATTGGCCCACGGTCATGTGCATGGTCCCGGCGGACATCACCACGGTTAG
- a CDS encoding YaiI/YqxD family protein, translating into MLNIYIDADACPVKNETYKVAARYKLTVYVVANQHLNVPLDPLIRMETVSGGFDAADDWIVEQANAGDVVITSDILLAQRCVEKHVRALSPKGDEWTEDNIGSATSHRELMQNLRHMGERHGPAAMTPQNRSQFLNKLDQIIQSEKNKRPK; encoded by the coding sequence GTGCTTAATATCTACATCGACGCCGATGCTTGCCCCGTAAAAAACGAAACTTACAAAGTGGCGGCTCGCTATAAGCTGACTGTGTACGTGGTCGCCAATCAGCATTTGAATGTTCCTTTGGATCCGTTGATTCGTATGGAAACGGTCAGCGGTGGATTTGATGCGGCCGATGACTGGATCGTTGAGCAAGCCAACGCGGGTGATGTCGTCATCACTTCGGATATTCTTCTTGCCCAGCGCTGTGTGGAAAAACACGTGCGCGCCTTAAGCCCTAAAGGGGATGAGTGGACTGAGGACAATATCGGCAGCGCCACTTCTCACCGAGAACTGATGCAAAATTTAAGGCACATGGGCGAACGCCACGGCCCGGCGGCAATGACTCCGCAAAACCGATCTCAATTTTTAAATAAACTGGATCAAATCATTCAGTCCGAAAAAAACAAGCGACCCAAATAG
- a CDS encoding acyltransferase: MQTGTFRPNKKIDSLTSLRGYLALWVVLYHFWNDVLIFFPSLEILSPIVGNGPMAVPGFFMLSGFVLALNYGESFRDFSLKKIGVFLLLRGARIYPVHLVTLLIVFAMVLIGRRWGYSMTETGYSSGDFFLNLLLAQTWVPHFQLNWNYPSWSISSEWFVYILFPLISMFIFTRLRTVLAAVLLAVFSLGLGIFWMLSRENVVFYEMLLVVPLFILGADICYLLRWTPWSFGRSSQTGRDLFTVGVLASVGLILGAGYLRELFNVPAVLLGFSSLIFILSLYSDRPSFFWGSGVSVFLGDISYSLYMTHTLAQKVLYKLLPSSRFLTADLMTRTGVFLSYVAVIFIFCSIIYYGIEKPSLKYFRKRIPNINAR, translated from the coding sequence ATGCAAACCGGTACTTTTCGACCCAATAAAAAAATAGACTCTCTCACGAGTCTACGGGGCTACCTGGCCTTGTGGGTGGTACTGTACCATTTTTGGAACGATGTCTTAATTTTTTTTCCAAGCCTCGAGATTTTAAGTCCCATCGTAGGAAACGGTCCGATGGCGGTCCCTGGCTTTTTTATGTTGAGTGGATTCGTTCTTGCTTTAAATTATGGCGAAAGTTTTAGGGATTTCTCGTTGAAAAAAATCGGTGTGTTTTTGCTGCTTCGTGGGGCGAGGATTTATCCGGTTCATTTGGTCACACTTTTGATCGTTTTCGCGATGGTCCTTATCGGTCGCCGATGGGGCTACTCGATGACCGAGACCGGTTACAGCTCTGGAGATTTTTTCCTCAATTTATTGTTAGCACAGACGTGGGTTCCTCATTTTCAATTGAATTGGAACTATCCGTCCTGGTCCATCAGTTCGGAGTGGTTTGTTTATATTTTGTTTCCGCTGATCTCCATGTTTATTTTTACTCGCTTGAGAACGGTCTTAGCTGCGGTGCTGTTGGCTGTTTTTTCGTTGGGTCTTGGGATTTTTTGGATGCTGAGTCGAGAGAATGTTGTTTTTTACGAAATGCTTCTTGTTGTGCCCCTTTTTATTTTAGGGGCGGACATTTGTTATCTCCTGAGATGGACACCTTGGAGCTTTGGTCGATCGAGTCAAACAGGGCGGGACTTGTTTACAGTGGGGGTTCTGGCAAGTGTCGGTCTGATTCTGGGGGCGGGATATTTGAGAGAGTTGTTCAATGTGCCCGCCGTTCTTTTGGGATTCTCATCCCTCATTTTTATTTTATCTTTGTATAGCGATCGGCCGAGTTTTTTTTGGGGAAGCGGAGTTTCCGTGTTTCTCGGGGACATTTCATACTCCTTGTACATGACGCACACCTTGGCTCAAAAGGTACTTTATAAGTTATTACCGAGCTCTCGTTTTTTGACAGCAGATTTAATGACTCGAACGGGGGTGTTTCTCTCTTACGTCGCGGTCATTTTTATTTTTTGCAGTATCATCTACTACGGAATTGAAAAGCCAAGTTTAAAATACTTTCGGAAGAGAATTCCCAATATCAATGCAAGATAA
- a CDS encoding glycerophosphodiester phosphodiesterase has protein sequence MLILGFLIVMLQAPSSAALAKIEVQGHRGARGLRPENTIPAFAFGLEKGVDVLELDIAVTSDNIPVISHDPFLNPDLCLDGKGQRLQNPVPIRKISLKDLKTYDCGTLKNPRFKDQIPVPKTKIPTLQELFDFVKGQSFKGLRAVDFNIETKISPGYAEFAPEPEAFAKLIVDVARSAGFIKNIRIQSFDDRTLFATQKIAPEVPTILLIGENHVDFVAAAKAAKVKTISPQHNWVTPEDVKALHAAGIQVIPWTANDEKSWKKLVDMKVDGIITDYPDRLIDWLKARK, from the coding sequence ATGCTTATTTTAGGTTTTTTGATCGTTATGCTGCAAGCGCCGTCCTCTGCCGCTCTTGCAAAGATTGAAGTGCAAGGGCATCGTGGAGCTCGAGGACTTCGTCCTGAAAATACGATTCCCGCCTTCGCCTTTGGCCTCGAAAAGGGGGTCGATGTCTTAGAGCTCGATATCGCTGTCACGTCGGACAATATCCCGGTGATTTCTCATGACCCCTTTTTAAATCCTGATCTCTGTCTTGATGGTAAAGGCCAGCGCCTCCAAAACCCAGTACCGATCCGAAAGATTTCACTAAAAGATCTCAAAACATATGACTGCGGGACTTTAAAAAACCCGCGCTTTAAAGATCAGATACCAGTTCCAAAAACAAAGATACCGACGCTCCAAGAGCTTTTTGACTTCGTCAAAGGTCAATCCTTCAAGGGCTTGCGCGCGGTCGATTTTAATATCGAAACCAAAATCTCTCCAGGGTACGCCGAATTTGCTCCAGAGCCCGAAGCGTTTGCAAAACTCATCGTCGATGTCGCTCGCTCGGCAGGATTTATTAAAAACATTCGCATTCAGTCCTTTGACGATCGCACTCTTTTTGCGACCCAGAAAATTGCGCCAGAGGTTCCCACAATTTTATTGATCGGTGAGAATCATGTCGATTTCGTGGCCGCAGCGAAAGCCGCTAAGGTCAAAACAATATCCCCCCAACACAACTGGGTCACTCCAGAGGACGTTAAAGCTTTGCATGCCGCGGGAATTCAAGTGATCCCTTGGACGGCGAATGACGAAAAATCCTGGAAAAAGTTGGTCGATATGAAGGTGGATGGAATTATCACAGATTATCCTGATCGACTTATCGATTGGCTAAAGGCCCGAAAGTGA
- a CDS encoding terminase small subunit, with protein MGFSTKLKAHQNILTLETLKFMVEYLVDGNARLAALRIGIPETYAARYGAWLKKRPVVQPMFEKEIDDRDLRKLKKAMMEIDKQMEICKEILGIG; from the coding sequence ATGGGATTTTCCACTAAGCTTAAAGCTCATCAAAATATTCTCACTCTAGAAACTCTTAAATTTATGGTGGAGTATCTTGTGGACGGCAATGCTCGTTTAGCAGCGCTACGAATCGGCATCCCCGAAACCTACGCTGCGCGCTACGGAGCTTGGCTCAAAAAACGACCGGTCGTGCAACCGATGTTCGAAAAAGAAATCGACGACCGAGATCTTCGTAAACTTAAAAAAGCGATGATGGAGATCGATAAGCAGATGGAAATTTGTAAAGAGATCTTGGGAATAGGGTAG
- a CDS encoding endonuclease/exonuclease/phosphatase family protein, with the protein MSLYGKIRSLFTKGPASSSRRLKICELNAENLFISLEYYENNDFENISESQWRQLALPQLRHKQKPLSKVWGLHNAILDINPDILMLIEVGGKESLDHFNRYFLKEAYKVHYIETNSKRGIDLAFLLKKDLVYTAKTVSNRETPVKIPLLQGTRWTTRFSRDVVELHLFENSELKLILLLTHLKSKISTETDFQGRDLRRAEAEALANLYENIRKKHPEVGVVVGGDFNSDLKSPELELILNTDLSDFHDLLESSEESRISLVHFDYQGKAHPQTLDYLLVSPHLKNKVIKEESYTYRYKSFYDLPHPLPTTVHERYHMPSDHFPLVVTLEI; encoded by the coding sequence ATGAGTCTTTACGGAAAAATTCGCAGTTTATTCACCAAAGGACCGGCATCGAGCTCCCGCCGACTCAAAATTTGCGAATTAAATGCCGAAAATCTGTTTATTTCCCTGGAGTACTACGAGAACAATGACTTCGAAAATATTTCGGAAAGCCAGTGGCGCCAACTCGCACTTCCGCAACTTCGCCACAAACAAAAACCGCTGAGTAAAGTGTGGGGTTTGCACAATGCCATCTTGGACATCAATCCGGATATCCTGATGCTGATCGAAGTGGGCGGCAAAGAATCTCTGGATCACTTTAACCGTTATTTTCTTAAAGAGGCTTATAAGGTTCACTACATCGAAACTAATTCTAAGCGCGGAATCGATCTGGCATTTCTTCTTAAAAAAGATCTCGTCTACACCGCGAAAACAGTTTCCAATCGCGAAACTCCCGTAAAAATTCCACTTCTGCAGGGAACACGCTGGACCACGCGATTTTCGCGGGACGTGGTTGAACTGCATCTCTTTGAAAACTCTGAACTCAAACTTATTTTACTTTTGACTCACCTCAAATCCAAAATCAGCACGGAAACAGATTTCCAGGGACGTGATCTCCGCCGCGCCGAAGCTGAAGCTCTCGCAAATCTCTACGAAAATATTCGGAAAAAACATCCTGAGGTCGGTGTTGTGGTCGGGGGAGATTTTAATTCCGACCTTAAAAGTCCGGAGCTAGAGCTGATATTAAACACAGATCTCTCAGATTTTCACGACCTCCTCGAAAGCTCCGAAGAAAGCCGCATTTCGCTCGTGCACTTCGATTATCAGGGAAAAGCTCATCCCCAAACTCTCGATTATTTACTCGTCTCTCCCCATCTTAAAAACAAGGTCATCAAAGAAGAGTCTTACACCTACCGTTACAAGAGTTTTTACGATCTTCCTCACCCGCTCCCAACAACAGTTCACGAGCGCTATCATATGCCATCTGATCACTTCCCCTTAGTGGTGACTTTAGAAATTTAA
- a CDS encoding DUF748 domain-containing protein has translation MDTKNFSWLGQKKWIALIVVVLVIVLIRIYAHGYLLKKTQEYLATFSPVYSGHIDDLKLRILRGSYGFKNLTLTLRKKPIRFLEVQDIDVTIDWGELFKGNIRTDIRADQLKLLYSDYVIDQISQAPQENAEQAKSAGETLFPVSIEKINLVNSTIASADFFGVSDQLPVVVEDLNAEITNLTPTPPRQISYYKFDGKIGKTSPLEISGNFNMFNSPVDWNARVMIKEFILKTTNPWMLQAAPLSFKKGSLSIYSEAQSISGKIKGYAKPFVSDAEFVGDDKDFKGFDQLGIEIGLAALNMFFQNPENQTVATKVEFSYEDQKFEWNFWQALKGLFKNGYKEKLSEGFDSPGKNSTVDFGK, from the coding sequence ATGGATACCAAGAACTTCTCCTGGCTCGGTCAAAAAAAGTGGATAGCTCTGATTGTTGTGGTCTTGGTCATAGTATTGATTCGTATTTACGCGCATGGGTATCTGCTTAAGAAAACTCAAGAGTATTTGGCCACCTTTTCTCCGGTCTACTCAGGCCATATAGACGATTTAAAATTGCGCATTTTGCGTGGGTCTTATGGCTTTAAAAATTTAACTCTGACATTGCGAAAAAAACCTATTCGATTTCTCGAAGTCCAAGATATTGATGTCACCATCGACTGGGGCGAACTCTTTAAGGGAAATATTCGGACGGACATTCGCGCCGATCAACTCAAACTTCTTTATAGCGATTACGTCATCGATCAAATTTCCCAAGCGCCCCAGGAAAACGCGGAGCAAGCCAAATCCGCAGGCGAAACACTATTCCCGGTTTCCATTGAGAAGATCAATCTTGTGAATAGCACCATCGCCAGCGCCGACTTTTTCGGGGTCTCTGATCAACTGCCCGTAGTTGTGGAAGACCTCAACGCCGAAATCACGAACCTCACTCCGACTCCACCCCGACAAATATCCTACTATAAATTTGATGGGAAAATCGGTAAGACCTCTCCTCTCGAGATCTCGGGAAATTTTAATATGTTCAACTCTCCCGTAGATTGGAATGCCCGGGTCATGATCAAAGAATTTATCCTTAAGACAACCAATCCTTGGATGCTTCAAGCGGCCCCGCTTTCCTTTAAAAAAGGATCCTTAAGTATCTATTCGGAGGCCCAGTCGATCTCGGGAAAAATTAAAGGCTACGCGAAACCGTTTGTGAGCGATGCCGAATTTGTTGGGGATGATAAAGACTTTAAAGGATTTGATCAGTTGGGAATTGAAATTGGCTTAGCCGCCCTGAACATGTTTTTCCAAAACCCCGAAAATCAAACCGTGGCCACCAAAGTGGAGTTTTCCTATGAAGATCAAAAATTCGAATGGAACTTTTGGCAGGCTCTCAAAGGTTTGTTTAAAAACGGCTACAAAGAAAAGCTTTCCGAAGGTTTTGATAGCCCTGGCAAAAACAGCACCGTCGATTTCGGCAAATAA
- a CDS encoding sulfatase-like hydrolase/transferase translates to MITLLFNSPALLLLIHHAPPTANINKLFFISSFFVLYSLVLLSLLPFYIFNFLRTGSFFVLCISAATTYFTYKFGIIFDETTSRSIFETTYGEASQYMNWRLVAWQFVFIFAAGSYISLFRWEKENLLTRLSLSLKITALATIVFTCVGLTFYKDYATFLRNNQQFRHLLQPIGPVYQIAKFLKLKYFPKTITYTPIGLDAHRKTGTNQRERLVVFVLGETARSDHFSINGYIENLTTPELQQWPIVSLPRVQACGTATSISVPCLFSNLGRSRFESSLAASRGNLLDVALQAHYKVSWLDNNTGCQGVCNRVGESSLDKYRSAKICKSGTCYDEILIKALKEIGQDHEDHFVVLHMLGSHGPSYHLRYPEEFKKFKPSCDTNELGQCTREQVKNTYDNTIAYTDHILSEIIRYLDSLSDLKDTALIYVSDHGESLGENGLYLHSLPYFMAPKEQKSVPMIFWFSPNLRKSKQTGALALKSPGLCQYTHDNIFSTTLDILDIQTDIYQPDLDLLKIDPQFCSSQN, encoded by the coding sequence GTGATTACCCTTCTCTTCAATAGTCCGGCACTGTTGCTTCTAATTCACCATGCACCTCCTACTGCAAACATTAATAAATTATTTTTTATTTCGAGCTTTTTCGTTCTCTACAGTTTAGTCCTGCTGTCTCTCCTCCCTTTTTATATTTTCAATTTTCTCCGAACAGGATCCTTTTTCGTCTTATGCATCTCAGCCGCAACAACCTATTTTACGTACAAATTCGGAATTATTTTCGACGAAACCACAAGCCGCAGCATCTTCGAGACAACCTACGGGGAAGCGAGTCAGTACATGAATTGGAGGTTAGTGGCATGGCAATTCGTATTTATTTTTGCGGCTGGCTCTTACATTTCTCTATTTCGATGGGAAAAAGAGAATCTTTTAACTCGATTGTCTTTAAGTTTAAAAATTACTGCTTTGGCCACGATTGTTTTTACCTGTGTGGGCCTAACATTTTATAAGGATTACGCAACATTCCTAAGAAATAACCAACAGTTCAGACACTTGTTGCAACCCATCGGTCCGGTCTATCAGATAGCAAAATTTTTGAAATTAAAATACTTCCCCAAAACAATAACCTACACGCCTATCGGACTCGATGCTCATCGCAAAACCGGAACCAATCAGCGAGAGCGTTTAGTTGTTTTCGTTCTGGGAGAAACGGCGCGTTCGGATCACTTTAGTATTAACGGCTACATCGAAAATTTGACCACCCCGGAGTTACAGCAGTGGCCTATAGTGAGTTTACCAAGAGTTCAGGCCTGTGGTACGGCAACATCGATATCGGTCCCTTGCCTTTTCTCTAATCTTGGTAGAAGCAGATTTGAGTCCAGCCTAGCCGCATCCCGTGGAAATCTATTGGATGTGGCACTTCAGGCACACTATAAAGTCAGTTGGCTCGATAACAATACGGGCTGTCAGGGAGTTTGTAATCGAGTTGGAGAATCCAGTTTAGACAAATATAGAAGTGCGAAGATTTGCAAATCCGGAACTTGTTATGACGAAATATTAATAAAAGCTTTAAAAGAGATTGGACAAGATCATGAGGATCATTTTGTAGTTTTGCATATGTTAGGAAGTCATGGGCCCTCCTACCATTTACGATATCCCGAGGAGTTTAAGAAATTTAAGCCCTCATGTGACACTAACGAGCTGGGCCAATGTACTCGAGAACAGGTTAAAAATACTTACGATAATACCATCGCGTATACGGATCATATTCTTTCAGAAATCATTCGATATCTAGACTCTCTATCGGATCTTAAGGACACCGCTTTGATTTACGTTTCGGACCACGGAGAATCGTTAGGAGAAAATGGCCTCTATCTTCACTCCCTCCCCTATTTTATGGCACCCAAAGAACAAAAAAGCGTACCGATGATTTTTTGGTTTTCTCCGAACCTAAGAAAAAGCAAACAAACTGGAGCGCTAGCTCTAAAATCGCCAGGATTGTGCCAATATACCCATGACAACATATTCTCGACCACCCTCGATATACTAGATATACAGACCGATATTTACCAACCCGACCTCGATTTATTAAAAATCGATCCCCAATTTTGTAGTTCGCAAAACTAA
- a CDS encoding phosphatase PAP2 family protein → MSQFFLALILLVNNSFGENLFQAAKKDAISPFTTEAKHYFHLGLATTGFFYIFFKDDIILGLQKETNEHKPLGDYALYGDYGGQLVPNALYAGGMYAAYLWTDDKDYQRFASQMFRASLYSGLFTNVIKELIPETRPNKVGRNSFPSGHTTTAFAFASIIGMNHKWYWSVPAYTFATFVGFSRINDNKHFLHDVTMGATVGIMYGLGIYYLDQENQEQRVSGQSTTYYIAPMLVPGGLGMYFTSVF, encoded by the coding sequence ATGAGTCAATTTTTTTTAGCTCTTATTCTTTTGGTCAATAACTCCTTCGGTGAAAATCTTTTTCAGGCCGCGAAGAAAGATGCAATAAGCCCCTTCACTACCGAGGCAAAGCACTACTTTCATTTAGGTTTAGCAACTACAGGATTCTTTTATATTTTTTTTAAAGACGATATCATTCTGGGGTTGCAGAAGGAAACAAACGAACATAAACCGCTCGGAGATTACGCGCTTTATGGAGATTATGGTGGACAGTTGGTGCCTAATGCTCTTTACGCTGGTGGTATGTACGCGGCTTATCTGTGGACTGACGACAAAGATTATCAAAGATTTGCGTCTCAAATGTTTCGAGCTTCACTTTACTCAGGTCTATTTACGAATGTCATCAAAGAGTTGATTCCCGAAACTCGTCCAAATAAAGTCGGAAGAAATTCCTTTCCGTCAGGACATACCACAACTGCATTTGCATTTGCCTCTATCATCGGAATGAATCACAAATGGTATTGGTCGGTTCCTGCATATACTTTCGCTACCTTTGTGGGATTTAGTCGCATTAATGATAATAAACATTTTCTTCATGATGTCACAATGGGTGCAACAGTTGGAATAATGTATGGTCTTGGAATTTATTACCTAGATCAGGAGAATCAAGAGCAAAGAGTTTCCGGCCAGTCGACCACCTATTACATTGCCCCGATGCTTGTGCCCGGAGGATTGGGTATGTATTTTACAAGCGTGTTTTAG